The DNA window CTATCACACATGTACCAttccaatcgcccatcgtgcGCACATTTTCCTGCACGATCCGTATAGCACATATCTCACAtcgtggaacgttgtgcgatcacataTCTGTATTGACTCTGCTGTTTCAGATATCTTGCCAACAAGTTAGATGAGTATGGCGATTCTTACCAGGACTCACAAGTGCCCCTCATGTGGGAGGTAAGATGCCTTGTACAGATCTACATTCATTTAAGAACCTTTCAGATGTGGCTGAATCCTCTCCTCATTAATGTATAGACTCAGTTTAAAGATAGGTGAATCATTGATAGGTTTAAAATTTAAACCAGGAAAAGTTTATTTTGGATAAGATTTAGAAAAAATGATGCAGTAATTAATTGAAATCCAGGTAAAAGTTGTTTCTTGTAACAATCCAGGATTCTATTTATCTAATGGCACATGTCTAAACTTTCAATTAACCAACCTCCTGATGTGTTCCCATGTAAGATTTCCTGTTGCCATGAAAACGCTTTTATGAACATCTCTGATCACATTTCCTGTCCCCCAACCCAGTTCGAATATTTAGTGTTCTAATGTAAGAGCAAATATCATGATATTCTTTAGGAGGATCAAATCTTTAAGAGGGTACGACCAACAAAGAATGGAGGGGAGCTCATTCCAGATACAAGTCCACCAAAAGTAAAACAGGAGCGTCCGGTGGCAGACATTTTATCAACAATAAATCCGATCCTGGCTGCTCATGGTATGGCAGAAGTTGGATCTCATGGTAGTCCAACAGCCACATCTTCTGGAAAGCCCAAGAAAGGAAAGTCCGACAAGGAAAAGGACCCAAGTGCTCCTAAAAAACCAGCTAATGCCTTCCTCATGTTCTGTCAGCAACAGAGAACGACTGTTCAGGAGGCATACTTCAAGGTTGGTGAAAGTGTCAATGCAGCTATTTTTGTGTCTCAATATTTGTAAAGTTTCAgtcatatttattattatacaaaaaatatattggaATGTTGAttacaaagaagaaaaaacttTACCCACAACTCAATATGAAGCTATCCATGTGCTAGTTGATATggttaaaatattcaaaaggtTTCCATGGCTTGATTGATGACATTTACTTTAATTCAGAGATCCCAAATAATCatttagatgattttttttaaatgagtgATATGTACGTCAAGTGTTTTTCTTTCCCTTATAAAGTCCAGATCTTAAGCAATCTTGATGTAGAAAAATAAGTAGGTATTCGTTAAGTATTTTCCTGTTAGTAAGGTAATGACTTTCATCACAGGAAAACAAAGAGGAGATCTCCAACCATGAACTGACTAAAAGATTGGCTCATCTATGGAACAGTTTAAATCCAGAACAAAAAAGGGTGAGTTGGGGATTGGATGAAAtaatattcattttcattttatctatgaGATTAATGAAAACTCAAAATGATGATACTGATAGACAGCAATGAACTGGAGTTTGTTTCAGGAAAGCTAATCTGTGATCTTTAACTTGTGTTCACTTACTTTGATCAAATTTGAAttgtatttttaggtcatctgacccgaagggtcaggatgacctatagccatcatgcttcgtccgtcgtcgtccgccgtgcgccgtgcgccgtccgccgtccgtaaacttttcacatttcaatcttcttctcaagttccaccagtgggattaagctgaaacttgcctgaaatgatcctgagatggtcctgaccaagtgttgttatttttcgggtcagtccgaaatccaagatggccgccatagccgccattttgaaaacacattttaaacttcttctcaagttccaccagtgctgttgggctgaaacttgccagaaatgatcctgagatgatcccgaccaagtgttgttatttttcgggtcagtccaaaatccaagatggccgccatagccgccatcttgaaaaacacattttaaacttcttctcaagttccaccagtgctattgagctgaaacttgcctgaaatgatcctgacatgatcccgaccaagtgttgttatttttcgggtcggtccgaaatccaagatggccgccatagccgccatcttgaaaaacacattttaaacttcttctcaagttccactggtgctattgagatgaaacttgcctgaaatgatcctgatatgatcccgaccaagtgttgttatttttcgggtcggtccaaaatccaagatggccaccatagccgccatcttgaacaacacattttaaacttcttctcaagttccaccagtgcttttgagctgaaacttgcctgaaatgatcctgagatgatcccgaccaagtgttgttatttttcgggtcggtccaaaatccaagatggccgccatagccgccatcttgaaaaacacattttaaacttcttttcaggttccaccagtgctattgagctgaaactggcctgaaatgatcctgatatgatcccgaccaagtgttgttattttttgggtccgtccgaaatccaagatggccgccatagccgccatcttgaaaaaacacattttaaacttcttctcaagttccagcagtgctattgagctgaaacttgcctgaaatgatcctgatatgatcccgaccaagtgttgtta is part of the Pecten maximus unplaced genomic scaffold, xPecMax1.1, whole genome shotgun sequence genome and encodes:
- the LOC117319540 gene encoding uncharacterized protein LOC117319540, which codes for CCFRYLANKLDEYGDSYQDSQVPLMWEEDQIFKRVRPTKNGGELIPDTSPPKVKQERPVADILSTINPILAAHGMAEVGSHGSPTATSSGKPKKGKSDKEKDPSAPKKPANAFLMFCQQQRTTVQEAYFKENKEEISNHELTKRLAHLWNSLNPEQKRVSWGLDEIIFIFILSMRLMKTQNDDTDRQQ